One region of Azoarcus sp. CIB genomic DNA includes:
- a CDS encoding phosphomannomutase/phosphoglucomutase, whose product MTSTSYTVPAAEIFKAYDIRGIVDSTLTADAVRAIGHALGSEAVARGQRAIAVGRDGRLSGPELAGALSDGIRAAGVDVVDIGCVPTPLTYFAAYQLGTDSCVSVTGSHNPPDYNGLKMVLGGQTLYGPLIQDLRRRIADNDLAHGAGQLRQENVVDAYLERIVSDVKLARPMKIVIDCGNGVAGAIAPELFRRLGCETVELFCEVDGTFPNHHPDPSKPENLQDVIRALKETDAELGLAFDGDGDRLGVVTKDGQIIYPDRQLMLFAADVLSRVPGGEIIYDVKCTRNLAGWVRQHGGKPTMWQTGHALVKAKLKETGAPLAGEMSGHVFFKERWFGFDDGLYAGARLLEILSRHADPSAVLKGLPDAVSTPELNIKMAEGEPFELVRRLKEAARFDGATEIITLDGVRVEYADGFGLARPSNTTPVVVLRFEADNEAAIARIQHAFRSAIDQIWPGLKLPF is encoded by the coding sequence ATGACTTCGACCTCCTACACCGTCCCGGCAGCTGAAATCTTCAAGGCCTACGACATCCGCGGCATCGTGGACAGCACCCTTACCGCCGACGCGGTACGCGCCATCGGCCACGCCCTCGGCTCCGAAGCCGTGGCGCGCGGCCAGCGCGCGATCGCCGTCGGCCGCGACGGACGCCTCTCCGGCCCCGAGCTCGCCGGCGCACTGTCCGACGGCATCCGCGCCGCGGGCGTAGACGTCGTCGACATCGGCTGCGTACCCACCCCGCTCACCTACTTCGCCGCCTACCAGCTCGGCACCGACTCCTGCGTCAGCGTCACCGGTAGCCACAATCCGCCCGACTACAACGGCCTGAAGATGGTGCTGGGTGGTCAGACGCTGTACGGCCCCCTGATCCAGGACCTGCGCCGCCGCATCGCCGACAACGACCTCGCACACGGCGCCGGCCAGCTGCGCCAGGAGAACGTCGTCGACGCCTACCTCGAACGCATCGTCTCCGACGTCAAGCTCGCCCGCCCGATGAAGATCGTCATCGACTGCGGCAACGGCGTCGCCGGCGCTATCGCGCCCGAACTCTTCCGCCGCCTCGGCTGCGAAACCGTCGAACTCTTCTGCGAGGTCGACGGCACCTTCCCGAACCACCACCCCGACCCGTCCAAGCCCGAGAACCTGCAGGACGTGATCCGTGCCCTGAAGGAAACCGACGCCGAACTGGGCCTCGCCTTCGACGGCGACGGCGACCGCCTCGGCGTCGTCACCAAGGACGGCCAAATCATCTACCCGGACCGCCAGTTGATGCTGTTCGCGGCCGATGTGCTGTCGCGCGTGCCGGGCGGCGAGATCATCTACGACGTCAAATGCACCCGCAACCTCGCCGGCTGGGTGCGCCAGCACGGCGGCAAGCCGACGATGTGGCAGACCGGCCACGCCCTCGTGAAAGCCAAGCTCAAGGAAACCGGCGCTCCGCTCGCCGGCGAGATGAGCGGCCACGTGTTCTTCAAGGAACGCTGGTTCGGCTTCGACGACGGCCTCTACGCCGGCGCCCGGCTGCTGGAGATCCTGTCGCGCCACGCCGACCCCAGCGCCGTACTGAAGGGCCTCCCCGATGCCGTCAGCACGCCCGAGCTCAATATCAAGATGGCTGAGGGCGAACCCTTCGAACTCGTGCGCCGCCTCAAGGAAGCCGCCCGCTTCGACGGCGCCACCGAAATCATCACCCTCGACGGCGTGCGCGTCGAATACGCCGACGGCTTCGGACTCGCACGTCCGTCGAACACGACGCCAGTCGTCGTGCTACGATTCGAAGCTGACAACGAGGCAGCGATCGCCCGCATCCAGCACGCCTTCCGCAGCGCGATCGATCAGATCTGGCCCGGCCTCAAGCTGCCGTTCTAA
- a CDS encoding nuclear transport factor 2 family protein, protein MTNPVFTTALEAEAAFYDALARSDMDAMMQVWSEHDEVVCIHPDGARLVGLRAVHESWRQLFSGGTRLKVSVSQRVTAGNSLLATHNVIEHFALPGDDRVPQPMIATNVYASGPHGWKMIMHHASPAPEMHHAGMHDGPRIVH, encoded by the coding sequence ATGACCAACCCCGTCTTCACCACCGCCCTGGAGGCCGAGGCCGCCTTCTACGATGCGCTCGCGCGCTCCGACATGGACGCAATGATGCAGGTGTGGTCCGAACATGACGAGGTTGTGTGCATCCACCCGGACGGCGCCCGCCTCGTCGGCTTGCGCGCCGTACACGAATCCTGGCGCCAGCTGTTTTCCGGCGGCACCCGCCTCAAGGTCAGTGTTTCCCAGCGGGTCACCGCGGGCAACTCCCTGCTCGCGACGCACAACGTCATCGAACACTTTGCCCTCCCGGGCGACGACCGCGTCCCCCAGCCGATGATCGCGACCAACGTCTACGCGAGCGGCCCGCACGGATGGAAGATGATCATGCACCACGCCTCGCCGGCCCCCGAAATGCACCACGCCGGCATGCACGACGGCCCGCGCATCGTCCACTGA
- the alaS gene encoding alanine--tRNA ligase, whose translation MKSAEIREKFLKFFESKGHQIVASSSLVPHEDPTLLFTNAGMNQFKDVFLGFDKRPYSRATTSQKCVRAGGKHNDLENVGYTARHHTFFEMLGNFSFGDYFKRDAIAYAWELLTGEFKLPKDKLWVTVYAEDDEAYDIWTKEVGVPAERVIRIGDNKGARYASDNFWMMGDTGPCGPCTEIFYDHGPEIWGGPPGSPEEDGDRYIEIWNNVFMQFNRDEAGVMHPLPKPSVDTGMGLERVSAVLQHVHSNYEIDLFQTLIKAAARETKVADLDSPSLKVLADHIRACSFLIADGVIPGNEGRGYVLRRIIRRAIRHGYKLGARAAFFHRLVADLVVEMGEAYPDLKTAQGRVAEILKQEEDRFFATIENGMTILEAELAAMAAADVKVFNGETAFKLHDTYGFPLDLTADVCRERDVTVDAVAFDAAMTRQKEQARAAGKFKMAANLDYDGPATTFHGYERLEERGNVLALYKDGAPVNELVEGDMGVVVLDNTPFYAESGGQVGDRGELRGAVGIFAVEDTQKIQATVFGHHGVLKTGRLSVGQGVAAKVDAAARARTQRNHSVTHLMHKALREVLGAHVQQKGSQVDPDKTRFDFAHTAPMTPEEVREVEELVNAEILANAATDARVMPIEDAQKTGAMMLFGEKYGDEVRVMSIGSTRELCGGTHVARTGDIGLFKILSEGGVAAGVRRVEAVTGELALHYVQEQERRVQGVAALLKAQPDEVAERVAAVLDNVRALEKELARLKSKLAASQGDDLVAQATDVKGIKVLAAMLDGADVPTLRETMDKLKDKLKSAAIVLASAADGKVSLIAGVTADQTGRVKAGELVNFVALQVGGKGGGRPDMAQAGGTEPSKLPAALAGVADWVAGKL comes from the coding sequence ATGAAAAGCGCCGAAATCCGCGAGAAATTCCTCAAGTTCTTCGAGTCGAAAGGCCACCAGATCGTTGCCTCCAGTTCGCTGGTGCCGCACGAGGATCCCACCCTGCTGTTCACGAACGCGGGGATGAATCAGTTCAAGGACGTGTTCCTGGGCTTCGACAAGCGTCCGTACTCGCGCGCGACGACCTCGCAGAAATGCGTGCGCGCCGGCGGCAAGCACAACGACCTCGAGAACGTCGGCTACACGGCGCGGCATCACACCTTCTTCGAGATGCTGGGCAACTTCAGCTTCGGCGATTACTTCAAGCGCGATGCGATCGCTTATGCGTGGGAGCTGCTGACCGGGGAATTCAAGCTGCCGAAGGACAAGTTGTGGGTCACGGTGTACGCCGAGGATGACGAGGCCTACGACATCTGGACCAAGGAAGTGGGCGTGCCGGCCGAGCGCGTGATCCGCATCGGCGACAACAAGGGCGCGCGCTACGCGTCGGACAACTTCTGGATGATGGGCGACACCGGTCCCTGCGGTCCGTGTACAGAGATCTTCTACGACCACGGCCCCGAGATCTGGGGCGGGCCCCCGGGATCGCCCGAGGAGGACGGCGACCGCTACATCGAGATCTGGAACAACGTGTTCATGCAGTTCAACCGCGACGAGGCGGGCGTGATGCATCCGCTGCCCAAGCCCAGCGTTGACACCGGCATGGGGCTCGAGCGCGTCTCGGCGGTGCTGCAGCATGTGCATAGCAACTACGAGATCGACCTGTTCCAGACCCTGATCAAGGCTGCGGCGCGCGAGACGAAAGTTGCAGACCTCGACAGCCCGAGCCTGAAGGTGCTGGCCGACCATATCCGCGCCTGCTCCTTCCTCATCGCCGATGGCGTGATTCCCGGCAACGAGGGGCGCGGCTACGTGCTGCGCCGGATCATCCGCCGCGCGATCCGTCACGGCTACAAGCTGGGCGCGCGGGCGGCGTTCTTCCATCGCCTCGTCGCGGATCTGGTCGTCGAGATGGGCGAAGCCTATCCTGATCTGAAGACCGCGCAGGGACGCGTCGCCGAGATACTCAAGCAGGAGGAGGACCGCTTCTTCGCGACGATCGAGAATGGCATGACCATCCTCGAGGCGGAACTGGCGGCGATGGCTGCGGCCGACGTGAAGGTGTTCAACGGCGAGACGGCGTTCAAGCTGCACGACACCTACGGTTTCCCGCTCGACCTGACCGCGGACGTGTGCCGCGAGCGCGACGTGACCGTCGATGCGGTGGCCTTCGACGCGGCGATGACGCGCCAGAAGGAGCAGGCGCGTGCGGCCGGCAAGTTCAAGATGGCGGCGAACCTCGACTACGACGGTCCGGCGACGACCTTCCACGGTTACGAGCGGCTGGAGGAGCGCGGCAACGTGCTGGCGCTGTACAAGGATGGCGCGCCGGTGAATGAGCTGGTCGAGGGCGACATGGGCGTCGTGGTTCTGGACAACACGCCGTTCTATGCCGAATCGGGCGGCCAGGTCGGCGACCGCGGCGAGCTGCGCGGCGCGGTCGGCATCTTTGCGGTCGAGGACACGCAGAAGATCCAGGCCACGGTGTTCGGCCATCATGGCGTGCTGAAGACGGGCCGGCTGTCGGTCGGGCAGGGTGTGGCGGCGAAGGTCGATGCGGCGGCGCGTGCGCGCACGCAGCGCAATCACTCGGTCACGCACCTGATGCACAAGGCGCTGCGCGAGGTGTTGGGTGCGCACGTGCAGCAGAAAGGGTCGCAGGTCGATCCGGACAAGACGCGCTTCGACTTTGCGCACACTGCACCGATGACGCCGGAGGAGGTCCGCGAGGTGGAGGAGCTCGTCAATGCCGAGATCCTCGCCAATGCGGCGACCGACGCACGCGTGATGCCGATCGAGGATGCGCAGAAGACGGGCGCGATGATGCTCTTCGGCGAGAAGTACGGCGACGAGGTGCGGGTGATGTCGATCGGTTCGACGCGGGAGTTGTGCGGCGGCACGCACGTCGCGCGCACGGGCGACATCGGCCTGTTCAAGATCCTGTCGGAAGGCGGTGTCGCGGCCGGCGTGCGCCGCGTCGAGGCGGTGACGGGCGAGCTGGCGCTGCACTACGTGCAGGAGCAGGAGCGTCGCGTGCAGGGCGTGGCGGCGTTGTTGAAGGCGCAGCCGGACGAGGTCGCCGAGCGCGTCGCGGCGGTGCTGGACAATGTGCGTGCGCTGGAGAAGGAGCTTGCGCGGCTGAAGTCGAAGCTGGCGGCCAGCCAAGGCGACGATCTGGTGGCCCAGGCGACCGACGTGAAGGGCATCAAGGTGCTGGCGGCGATGCTGGACGGTGCCGACGTGCCGACCCTGCGCGAGACGATGGACAAGCTGAAGGACAAGCTGAAGTCGGCGGCGATCGTGCTGGCGTCTGCGGCCGACGGCAAGGTGAGCCTGATTGCGGGCGTGACGGCGGACCAGACGGGCAGGGTGAAGGCCGGGGAGCTGGTGAACTTCGTCGCACTGCAGGTCGGCGGCAAGGGTGGCGGGCGACCCGATATGGCGCAGGCGGGCGGCACCGAGCCGTCGAAGCTGCCGGCAGCGCTGGCGGGGGTCGCGGATTGGGTGGCCGGCAAGCTGTAA
- a CDS encoding cob(I)yrinic acid a,c-diamide adenosyltransferase has product MGHRLSKIYTRTGDAGTTGLGDGKRVSKNSLRIHALGEVDELNAAIGVLLCEELPEDVRSLLTDAQHDLFDLGGEVCIPGMSMITTKQVEKLEQELDRFNEPLEPLKDFILPGGARPAALAHHARTVCRRAERSLVALALEEAVNDGPRQYLNRLSDLLFVLGRVLNRAGGRGDVLWQKRKNA; this is encoded by the coding sequence ATGGGACATCGACTTTCGAAGATTTACACCCGCACCGGCGACGCCGGCACCACCGGTTTGGGAGACGGCAAGCGCGTGTCGAAAAACAGCCTGCGCATCCATGCCCTCGGGGAAGTCGATGAACTCAATGCCGCCATCGGCGTGCTGCTGTGCGAGGAACTGCCCGAGGACGTGCGCTCGCTGCTGACCGACGCGCAGCATGACCTCTTCGACCTCGGCGGCGAAGTGTGCATCCCGGGCATGAGCATGATCACGACGAAGCAGGTCGAGAAGCTCGAACAGGAACTGGACCGCTTCAACGAACCGCTGGAGCCGCTCAAGGACTTCATCCTGCCCGGCGGCGCCCGCCCCGCCGCGCTCGCGCATCACGCACGCACGGTTTGCCGGCGTGCCGAACGCTCGCTGGTCGCACTGGCGCTGGAGGAGGCGGTGAACGACGGTCCGCGCCAGTACCTCAACCGTCTCTCGGACCTGCTGTTCGTGCTCGGCCGCGTGCTCAACCGCGCCGGCGGCCGCGGCGACGTGCTGTGGCAGAAGCGCAAGAACGCCTGA
- a CDS encoding protein-methionine-sulfoxide reductase heme-binding subunit MsrQ: MTKTPSAAQLAAIKALLFALCLVPFALYTQRWLDDALGANPIEAITRGSGDWTLRFLLITLAVTPLRKLSGLNWLLRLRRMLGLFAFFYASLHFTTYFWLDQFFDLQSIAHDIMKRPFVTVGFAAFVLLIPLAVTSNNYAIRRLGGRRWQSLHRSVYAIGILAIVHYWWLVKADILEPMIYGLTLAALLGMRGWWRELERRRQIAASMPRPMPGGKVIPLVMKSLR; the protein is encoded by the coding sequence ATGACAAAGACCCCGTCCGCCGCCCAGCTCGCCGCGATCAAGGCCCTGCTGTTTGCCCTGTGCCTCGTACCGTTCGCGCTCTACACGCAGCGCTGGTTAGACGACGCCCTCGGCGCGAATCCCATCGAGGCGATCACGCGCGGCAGCGGCGACTGGACGCTGCGCTTCCTGCTCATCACGCTCGCCGTCACGCCGCTGCGCAAGCTCAGCGGACTCAACTGGCTGCTGCGTCTGCGCCGCATGCTGGGTCTGTTCGCATTCTTCTACGCCAGTCTGCACTTCACGACGTATTTCTGGCTCGACCAGTTCTTCGACCTGCAATCGATCGCGCACGACATCATGAAGCGGCCCTTCGTCACTGTGGGCTTCGCCGCCTTCGTGCTGCTGATCCCGCTCGCTGTCACGTCGAACAACTACGCGATCCGGCGCCTCGGCGGACGTCGTTGGCAGTCGCTGCACCGCTCCGTGTACGCGATCGGCATCCTCGCGATCGTGCATTACTGGTGGCTGGTGAAGGCCGACATCCTCGAACCGATGATCTACGGCCTGACCCTCGCCGCCCTGCTCGGCATGCGCGGCTGGTGGCGCGAGCTGGAACGCCGCCGGCAGATCGCCGCGAGCATGCCGCGCCCGATGCCGGGCGGGAAGGTCATCCCGCTCGTAATGAAGTCGTTGCGCTAG
- the msrP gene encoding protein-methionine-sulfoxide reductase catalytic subunit MsrP: MLILRLSDILPSEITPRALFEDRRRFLIGAGATLAAGAAMWAGLPSEARAAAAKLDPLTRSPFSSDETQTPYKSVTTYNNYYEFGTDKEGPAANAGKLTVRPWAVRVEGLAGKPRTFDIDDLLKLAPLEERIYRLRCVEAWSMVIPWVGFPLSALLRQVDPQGSAKYVEFITHYDPKIMLRRPVLDWPYTEGLRMDEAMHPLTLLTLGLYGEVLPNQNGAPVRVVVPWKYGFKSAKSIVAIRLVDKEPRTAWNKSAPSEYGFYSNVNPNVDHPRWSQATERRIGEFRKRSTLMFNGYAEQVASLYQGMDLRKLF, from the coding sequence ATGCTAATCCTCAGGCTCAGCGACATCCTGCCGTCGGAAATCACCCCACGAGCCCTGTTCGAGGACCGGCGGCGCTTCCTCATCGGCGCCGGCGCGACCCTCGCCGCCGGTGCCGCGATGTGGGCCGGCCTTCCATCCGAAGCACGCGCCGCCGCGGCCAAGCTCGACCCGCTGACGCGTTCGCCATTCAGCAGCGACGAGACCCAGACGCCGTACAAGTCGGTCACGACCTACAACAACTACTATGAATTCGGCACTGACAAGGAAGGCCCCGCCGCGAACGCCGGCAAGCTGACGGTGCGCCCGTGGGCGGTGCGCGTCGAGGGACTGGCCGGCAAGCCTCGCACCTTCGACATCGACGACCTGCTCAAGCTCGCGCCGCTCGAGGAACGCATCTACCGCCTGCGCTGCGTCGAGGCGTGGTCGATGGTGATCCCGTGGGTCGGGTTTCCGCTGTCGGCGCTGCTCAGGCAGGTCGATCCGCAAGGTAGCGCGAAGTACGTGGAGTTCATCACCCACTACGACCCGAAGATCATGCTGCGCCGCCCGGTGCTCGACTGGCCCTACACCGAGGGCCTGCGCATGGACGAGGCGATGCATCCGCTGACGCTGCTCACGCTCGGCCTGTACGGGGAGGTGTTGCCGAACCAGAACGGCGCGCCGGTGCGCGTCGTCGTGCCGTGGAAATACGGCTTCAAGAGCGCAAAATCGATCGTCGCGATCCGTCTCGTCGACAAGGAACCCCGCACCGCGTGGAACAAGTCCGCGCCGAGCGAGTACGGCTTCTATTCGAACGTGAACCCGAACGTCGACCACCCGCGCTGGAGCCAGGCGACCGAGCGACGGATAGGCGAATTCCGCAAGCGCTCGACGCTGATGTTCAACGGCTATGCCGAACAGGTTGCGAGCCTGTACCAGGGCATGGACCTGCGCAAGCTCTTCTGA
- a CDS encoding zinc-finger domain-containing protein, producing MAENQDKNQTIAVTAHDLPLHCPRPDAPLWARHPRVFLDVLAEGEAVCPYCSAKYVFTGEHPKGHH from the coding sequence ATGGCCGAAAACCAGGACAAGAACCAAACCATCGCCGTCACCGCGCACGACCTGCCGCTGCACTGCCCGCGCCCCGATGCGCCGCTGTGGGCGCGCCACCCGCGCGTGTTCCTCGACGTGCTGGCCGAAGGCGAAGCCGTCTGCCCGTACTGCAGCGCCAAGTACGTGTTCACCGGCGAGCACCCGAAGGGTCACCACTGA
- the aroG gene encoding 3-deoxy-7-phosphoheptulonate synthase AroG — protein MSASVKIHIDDVRIKEIKELVPPAHVLREFPATPKSAEVAYEARQAIHRILYGADDRLLVVIGPCSIHDLDAALEYGRKLKAEAARFKDELLVVMRVYFEKPRTTVGWKGLINDPYLDNSFRINEGVRIARKLLWEINEMGLPAGTEFLDMITPQYIGDLISWGAIGARTTESQVHRELASGLSCPVGFKNGTDGNVKIAVDAIKAAQSPHHFLSVTKAGHSAIVSTMGNEDCHLILRGGKAPNYDAASVDAACKELAASGVPGKVMIDFSHANSRKQHRLQIDVARDVGAQMAAGEDRIIGVMVESHLKDGRQDLVPGKELEYGKSITDACIGWEDSVAVLEILAEAVRQRRVSHGADLE, from the coding sequence ATGTCCGCTTCAGTCAAGATCCACATCGACGACGTCCGCATCAAGGAAATCAAGGAGCTGGTGCCGCCCGCGCACGTGCTGCGCGAGTTTCCGGCGACCCCGAAGTCGGCGGAAGTGGCGTACGAGGCGCGTCAGGCGATCCATCGCATCCTGTACGGCGCTGACGATCGCTTGCTGGTCGTGATCGGACCGTGTTCGATCCATGATCTCGACGCGGCGCTCGAATACGGGCGCAAGCTGAAGGCCGAGGCGGCCCGCTTCAAGGACGAACTCCTCGTCGTGATGCGCGTGTATTTCGAGAAGCCGCGCACCACGGTCGGCTGGAAGGGGCTGATCAACGACCCGTATCTGGACAACAGCTTCCGCATCAACGAAGGCGTGCGCATTGCACGCAAGTTGCTGTGGGAAATCAACGAGATGGGTCTTCCGGCCGGGACCGAGTTCCTCGACATGATCACGCCCCAGTACATCGGCGACCTGATCTCGTGGGGGGCGATCGGTGCGCGCACGACCGAGAGCCAGGTGCACCGCGAGCTCGCGTCGGGGCTGTCGTGCCCGGTCGGGTTCAAGAACGGTACCGACGGCAACGTGAAGATTGCCGTCGATGCGATCAAGGCCGCGCAGTCGCCGCACCATTTCCTGTCGGTGACCAAGGCCGGGCATTCGGCGATCGTCTCCACGATGGGCAACGAGGACTGCCATCTGATCCTGCGCGGCGGCAAGGCGCCGAACTACGATGCGGCGAGTGTCGACGCGGCGTGCAAGGAACTGGCGGCGTCAGGGGTGCCGGGCAAGGTCATGATCGACTTCTCGCATGCCAACAGCCGCAAGCAGCACCGGCTGCAGATCGACGTCGCACGCGATGTCGGTGCACAGATGGCGGCAGGCGAGGATCGCATCATTGGCGTCATGGTGGAGTCGCACCTGAAGGACGGGCGCCAGGATCTGGTGCCGGGCAAGGAGCTCGAGTACGGCAAGAGCATCACCGATGCGTGCATCGGCTGGGAGGACAGCGTGGCCGTTCTCGAGATCCTTGCCGAGGCGGTGCGCCAGCGGCGCGTGAGCCACGGCGCCGATCTGGAATAA
- a CDS encoding sigma-70 family RNA polymerase sigma factor has protein sequence MFSDDALLAEIPRLRRYARGLTGDAARADDLVQDTLERALIKGRLWRPGNLRAWLLTMMHNVFVNQYRAAGAMDFRPPEDLPEVAVRPQQQDGIELRELERALQQLSPEQREVLLLVALEDMSYEDAARILGTPIGTVMSRLSRARERLRQVLAGQSAVPDYLKVVK, from the coding sequence ATGTTCTCCGACGACGCCCTTCTCGCCGAGATTCCGCGCCTGCGCCGCTATGCGCGCGGCCTGACGGGCGACGCCGCACGTGCCGACGACCTCGTGCAGGACACGCTGGAACGCGCCCTGATCAAAGGGCGACTGTGGCGGCCGGGCAACCTGCGCGCCTGGCTGCTGACGATGATGCACAACGTGTTTGTGAACCAGTACCGCGCCGCGGGCGCCATGGACTTCCGTCCCCCCGAAGACCTGCCCGAGGTCGCGGTGCGCCCCCAACAGCAGGACGGCATCGAGTTGCGCGAACTGGAACGCGCGCTGCAGCAGCTATCCCCCGAGCAGCGCGAAGTGCTGCTGCTCGTCGCGCTGGAAGACATGAGCTACGAGGACGCCGCCCGCATCCTCGGCACGCCCATCGGCACCGTCATGTCGCGCCTGTCGCGCGCGCGCGAGCGCCTGCGTCAGGTGCTCGCCGGACAATCCGCCGTACCCGATTATCTGAAGGTTGTGAAATAG
- a CDS encoding anti-sigma factor — translation MPRPICEDDLHAWVDRRLDAARRAEVDAWLAEDPARAARIEGWRSDSEALRSAYDPLLAEPVPSRLRASLERRRPARTLRFAAVAAWMTVGALAGAGVGYHLGQASGPDSDTLASLPHRAAVAHAVYSPEVRHPVEVGADQEQHLVAWLTKRLGAPVKLPDLREQGFALLGGRLLPATDGPGAQFMYENDGGRRLTLYLSVRDDSAGTTAFRYAQQGDVGVFYWVDGRFAYALSGQFGRDTLLPLANSVYHQIAP, via the coding sequence ATGCCCCGCCCGATCTGCGAAGACGATCTCCACGCCTGGGTCGACCGGCGACTCGACGCCGCCCGCCGCGCCGAGGTCGACGCCTGGCTGGCCGAGGATCCTGCACGCGCCGCGCGCATCGAGGGGTGGCGCTCGGACAGCGAAGCGCTGCGCAGCGCCTACGATCCGCTCCTCGCCGAGCCTGTCCCGTCACGCCTGCGTGCCTCGCTCGAACGGCGCCGGCCTGCGCGGACGCTCCGGTTCGCCGCCGTTGCCGCCTGGATGACCGTCGGCGCGCTTGCTGGCGCGGGGGTCGGCTACCACCTGGGTCAGGCCTCCGGCCCCGATAGCGACACCCTCGCATCCCTGCCGCATCGCGCCGCGGTCGCCCACGCGGTGTATTCGCCCGAAGTCCGCCATCCCGTCGAAGTCGGCGCGGACCAGGAACAGCATCTCGTCGCCTGGCTGACGAAGCGCCTCGGGGCCCCGGTGAAACTGCCCGACCTGCGCGAGCAGGGCTTCGCGCTGCTCGGCGGACGTCTGCTGCCGGCGACCGACGGTCCCGGCGCCCAATTCATGTACGAGAACGACGGCGGCCGCCGCCTCACGCTGTACCTCAGCGTGCGCGACGACAGCGCCGGCACGACCGCGTTCCGCTACGCGCAGCAGGGCGACGTGGGCGTGTTCTACTGGGTGGACGGCCGCTTCGCCTACGCCCTGTCCGGCCAGTTCGGCCGCGACACGCTGCTGCCGCTTGCGAACAGCGTCTATCACCAGATCGCTCCCTGA